From Streptomyces sp. TLI_235, a single genomic window includes:
- a CDS encoding RNA polymerase sigma-70 factor (sigma-E family), producing the protein MARRAGSARHARDAEFTEYVASRAGWLRKVAYLLCSDWHRADDLVQESITKLYANWSRVGRVENRDGYARTVLVNTYLAEQRSPWWRRIRTVGSGLDTGAVVPDLDASLDLRQALASLPPRQRAAVVLRYYGDLTVEQTAEVLGCSAGNVKSQTSRGLAALRRRVVPARAGRAEA; encoded by the coding sequence ATGGCGAGGAGGGCGGGTTCCGCGCGGCACGCGCGCGACGCCGAGTTCACCGAGTACGTGGCCTCCCGGGCGGGCTGGCTGCGGAAGGTCGCGTATCTGCTCTGCTCGGACTGGCACCGGGCGGACGACCTGGTGCAGGAGAGCATCACCAAGCTCTACGCGAACTGGTCGCGGGTCGGGCGGGTGGAGAACCGGGACGGCTACGCGCGGACGGTGCTGGTGAACACGTACCTGGCGGAGCAGCGGTCGCCGTGGTGGCGGCGGATCCGGACGGTCGGGTCCGGGCTGGACACCGGCGCGGTGGTGCCGGACCTGGACGCGTCGCTGGATCTGCGGCAGGCGCTGGCATCGCTGCCGCCGCGGCAGCGGGCGGCGGTGGTGCTGCGCTACTACGGCGATCTGACGGTGGAGCAGACGGCCGAGGTGCTGGGCTGCTCGGCGGGCAATGTGAAGAGCCAGACGTCGCGGGGGCTGGCGGCGCTGCGCCGCCGGGTGGTCCCCGCTCGGGCGGGGAGGGCCGAGGCGTGA
- a CDS encoding putative RDD family membrane protein YckC: MERMGGAVSDLVTGEAVVLGLRAAKVPSRALAIALDLAAETVALMVTGTVVLTALPALDEAAAAAVMLGLSVFFLLGVPVLVETLSHGRSLGKLALGLRVVRADGGPVRFRHTLVRGLVAVLEIQMTVGAVAVIASLVSPQGRRLGDVFAGTLVVRERLPQAARAHSALPPVPPGLLHAIGEHLVALDFSAVPDGLWLAVRQFLGRIDQLDPAVAAGMAERLAADLAGRTGRPAPYGVHPAAYLGAVLTERQRREWERAAAAARSQQAFATGAPAAGPAPVPAPPTAPAPAPVPAPPAAPVPAPGPSAPEAPSTGFAPPA, translated from the coding sequence ATGGAACGGATGGGGGGCGCGGTGAGCGACCTGGTGACGGGTGAGGCCGTCGTCCTGGGGCTGCGTGCGGCGAAGGTGCCCAGCAGGGCACTGGCGATCGCACTGGACCTGGCGGCCGAGACGGTCGCGTTGATGGTCACCGGCACGGTGGTGCTGACCGCGCTGCCGGCGCTGGACGAGGCGGCCGCCGCGGCGGTGATGCTCGGGCTGAGCGTGTTCTTCCTGCTCGGCGTGCCCGTGCTGGTCGAGACGCTGTCGCACGGGCGCTCGCTGGGGAAGCTGGCGCTGGGCCTGCGGGTGGTGCGGGCGGACGGTGGTCCGGTGAGGTTCCGGCACACGCTGGTGCGGGGGCTCGTGGCGGTGCTGGAGATCCAGATGACCGTGGGCGCGGTCGCGGTGATCGCGTCGCTGGTCTCCCCGCAGGGGCGGCGGCTGGGCGATGTCTTCGCGGGCACGCTGGTGGTGCGCGAGCGCCTGCCGCAGGCGGCGCGGGCCCATTCGGCGCTGCCGCCGGTTCCTCCGGGGCTGCTGCACGCGATCGGCGAGCACCTGGTGGCGCTGGACTTCTCTGCCGTCCCGGACGGCCTGTGGCTGGCGGTCCGGCAGTTCCTGGGACGGATCGACCAGCTCGACCCGGCGGTGGCCGCGGGGATGGCCGAGCGGCTCGCGGCGGACCTGGCCGGTCGGACCGGCCGCCCGGCGCCGTACGGGGTGCACCCGGCGGCCTACCTCGGGGCCGTGCTGACCGAGCGGCAGCGGCGCGAGTGGGAGCGGGCGGCGGCCGCGGCCCGTTCGCAGCAGGCGTTCGCAACAGGCGCGCCGGCGGCCGGCCCGGCACCTGTACCCGCTCCGCCGACGGCACCGGCACCGGCACCCGTGCCCGCTCCCCCGGCGGCTCCCGTACCCGCGCCGGGCCCCTCGGCTCCCGAGGCCCCGTCGACCGGCTTCGCGCCGCCGGCCTGA
- a CDS encoding putative membrane protein SpoIIM required for sporulation: MDLDVFVASHQEEWRRLETLSRQRRLSGAEADELVALYQRATGHLAQVQTAAPDPVLEGRLTTLVARGRSAVTGARTSSWRDAGRYFAVGFPAALYRARRWWVPIAVLSLLLGALVAWWVSSHPEVRASLGAPEQLREMTRPGGGFEAYYSEHPATSFAFQVWTNNAWVAAQCLVFGVLLGIPVLWVLLENVLNLGIGLGLMSSAGRLDLFLGLLLPHGLLELTAVFVAAGVGLRLGWTVVDPGRRTRAAALAEEGRAAIGMSVGLAAVLMVTGAIEAFVTPSGLPTWARISIGVAVEVLFLLYALVHGRRVAATGEFGDVEAADRTDLQPVAA; this comes from the coding sequence ATGGACCTGGACGTCTTCGTCGCCTCGCACCAGGAGGAGTGGCGCCGCCTGGAGACCCTGAGCCGGCAGCGCAGGCTGAGCGGCGCGGAGGCGGACGAACTCGTCGCGCTCTACCAGCGCGCCACCGGCCATCTCGCCCAGGTCCAGACGGCCGCCCCCGACCCGGTCCTGGAGGGCCGCCTCACCACCCTGGTCGCCCGCGGCCGCAGCGCGGTGACCGGGGCCCGCACCTCCTCCTGGCGGGACGCCGGTCGCTACTTCGCCGTCGGCTTTCCGGCCGCCCTCTACCGGGCACGCCGCTGGTGGGTCCCCATCGCCGTCCTCTCGCTGCTGCTCGGCGCCCTCGTCGCCTGGTGGGTCTCCAGCCACCCGGAGGTCCGCGCCAGCCTCGGTGCCCCCGAGCAACTCCGCGAGATGACCCGCCCGGGCGGAGGCTTCGAGGCCTACTACTCCGAGCACCCCGCCACCTCCTTCGCCTTCCAGGTGTGGACCAACAACGCCTGGGTGGCCGCGCAGTGCCTGGTCTTCGGCGTCCTCCTCGGCATCCCCGTGCTGTGGGTGCTCCTGGAGAACGTGCTGAACCTCGGCATCGGCCTCGGCCTGATGTCATCCGCCGGCCGGCTCGACCTCTTCCTCGGGCTGCTGCTCCCGCACGGCCTGCTCGAACTCACCGCCGTCTTCGTGGCCGCCGGGGTGGGCCTGCGCCTCGGCTGGACCGTCGTGGACCCCGGCCGCCGCACCCGCGCCGCCGCCCTCGCCGAGGAGGGCCGGGCCGCGATCGGCATGTCCGTCGGCCTGGCCGCCGTGCTCATGGTCACCGGCGCCATCGAAGCCTTCGTGACGCCCTCCGGGCTGCCCACGTGGGCGCGGATCTCCATCGGCGTCGCCGTCGAGGTGCTCTTCCTGCTGTACGCCCTGGTGCACGGCCGGCGGGTCGCCGCCACCGGCGAGTTCGGCGACGTGGAGGCCGCCGACCGCACCGACCTCCAGCCCGTCGCGGCCTGA